The following proteins are co-located in the Micromonospora tarapacensis genome:
- a CDS encoding ABC transporter ATP-binding protein, whose amino-acid sequence MAVDGTTPVPERPESTWWTLRRGLALSPQLRVGLAGTLGLALVYMIGRVAVPVAVQQGIDRGIAGGLDLDALFVVVGVTAAVLVVTTACGYLMMRRLFTVSETALAAVRVRAFRHVHDLSMLHQQSERRGSLVSRVTSDVDQITQFLQWGGVILLVNLGQLAVTTAVMLAYSWQLTLVVFAAFVPAVLVIRLLQRRLAAAYGVVRQRTGALLAAVGESVVGAPVIRAYGIAGRTSRRLDEAIDGQRQAQQRAIRISILGSSVGELAAGLALAGVVVLGVFLGADRTLTVGEITAFLFLVTLFIQPVQIATEVLNEAQNAIAGWRRVLDVLDIAPDVADPGRQGRELPAGPLDIRFAGVRFAYPGGPTVLHDVNLEIPAKSRVAVVGETGSGKTTFAKLLTRLMDPASGAVLLSGVPLTEIRFDSLRSRVVMVPQDGFLFDATVADNVRFARPELTDEQLTAAFTELGLADWLDGLPAGLATGVGERGEALSVGERQLVALARAYVADPDLLVLDEATSAVDPATEVRLQRALDAVTRGRTTLAIAHRLSTAQGADEVIVVDRGRVVQRGPHDELIRDPDSVYGLLYASWLEQTR is encoded by the coding sequence GCTGGCGCTGGTCTACATGATCGGCCGGGTGGCCGTTCCGGTGGCGGTGCAGCAGGGCATCGACCGGGGCATCGCCGGCGGGCTCGACCTGGACGCGTTGTTCGTGGTGGTGGGGGTCACCGCCGCGGTGCTGGTGGTGACCACGGCCTGCGGCTACCTGATGATGCGCCGGCTGTTCACGGTCAGCGAGACGGCGTTGGCCGCGGTGCGGGTCCGGGCCTTCCGGCACGTGCACGACCTGTCGATGCTGCACCAGCAGTCCGAGCGGCGGGGTTCCCTGGTCTCCCGGGTCACCAGCGACGTCGACCAGATCACCCAGTTCCTCCAGTGGGGCGGGGTGATCCTGCTGGTCAACCTCGGGCAGCTGGCGGTCACCACCGCGGTGATGCTGGCGTACTCCTGGCAGCTGACGTTGGTGGTCTTCGCCGCCTTCGTGCCGGCGGTCCTGGTGATCCGGTTGCTGCAACGCCGGCTCGCCGCCGCCTACGGGGTGGTCCGGCAGCGCACCGGCGCGCTGCTGGCGGCGGTCGGCGAGAGCGTGGTCGGTGCGCCGGTGATCCGGGCGTACGGCATCGCCGGGCGGACCTCCCGGCGGTTGGACGAGGCGATCGACGGCCAGCGACAGGCCCAGCAGCGGGCGATCCGGATCAGCATCCTCGGCAGCTCCGTCGGCGAGCTGGCCGCCGGGTTGGCCCTGGCCGGCGTGGTGGTGCTGGGGGTGTTCCTCGGTGCCGACCGGACGCTGACCGTCGGCGAGATCACCGCGTTCCTCTTCCTGGTCACGCTCTTCATCCAGCCGGTGCAGATCGCCACCGAGGTGCTCAACGAGGCGCAGAACGCGATCGCCGGCTGGCGTCGCGTGCTGGACGTGCTGGACATCGCGCCGGACGTGGCCGACCCGGGCCGGCAGGGCCGCGAGCTGCCCGCGGGTCCGCTGGACATCCGGTTCGCCGGGGTGCGGTTCGCCTATCCGGGCGGCCCGACCGTGCTGCACGACGTCAACCTGGAGATCCCGGCCAAGAGCCGGGTGGCGGTGGTCGGCGAGACGGGCAGCGGCAAGACCACCTTCGCCAAGCTGCTGACCCGGCTGATGGACCCGGCGTCCGGCGCCGTGCTGCTGTCGGGCGTGCCGCTGACCGAGATCCGCTTCGACTCGTTGCGGTCCCGGGTGGTGATGGTGCCGCAGGACGGGTTCCTGTTCGACGCCACGGTCGCGGACAATGTCCGCTTCGCCCGCCCGGAGTTGACCGACGAGCAGCTCACCGCCGCCTTCACCGAGTTGGGCCTGGCCGACTGGCTGGACGGGCTGCCGGCCGGGCTGGCCACCGGGGTGGGGGAGCGTGGCGAGGCGTTGAGCGTGGGGGAGCGCCAGCTGGTCGCGCTGGCCCGGGCGTACGTGGCGGATCCGGATCTGCTGGTGCTGGACGAGGCGACCAGCGCCGTCGACCCGGCGACCGAGGTGCGGTTGCAACGGGCCCTGGACGCGGTCACCCGCGGCCGGACGACGCTGGCCATCGCGCACCGCCTCTCCACCGCGCAGGGTGCCGACGAGGTGATCGTGGTGGACCGGGGCCGGGTCGTGCAGCGCGGCCCGCACGACGAGCTGATCCGCGACCCGGATTCGGTCTACGGCCTGCTCTACGCCTCGTGGTTGGAACAGACCCGGTAG